The genomic window CGTGCCAGCTCTACCAGCGCAGCGCGGACATCTTCCTCGGCGTGCCCTTCAACATCGCTAGCTACGCCCTGCTGACCCACATGATCGCGCAGGTCACCGACCTGGAGGTTGGTGAGTTCGTGCACACGCTCGGCGACGCCCACCTCTATCTCAACCACCAGGAGCAGGCCGAGGAGCAGCTGACCCGCCAGCCGGGACCGCTCCCGACGCTGTGGCTCAACCCCGAGGTCCGCGCCATCGACGAGTTCGACCTGGCTGACATCGAGGTCCGCGACTACGTCGCCGCCCCCACGATCAAGGCCCCCATCGCCGTATGACGAGGTTCAGCGTCGTCCCGGCCGCCTACCTGGTCCTGACCCAGCAGGGTGTCACCGGCACCGAGGTGCTCCTGCAACAGCGCGGCGCGACCGGCTACATGGAGGGTTGGTGGGCCTGCGGGGCGGCCGGTCACATCGAGGCCGGCGAGCGCGCCGACGAGGCCGTATGCCGTGAAGCCGTTGAGGAGCTCGGGCTCACCATCGTCCCCAGCGACGTGCGCCTGGCAGCGGTGCTGCAACGCTCCTGCCCTCTCGGCGGACCCATCGAGCAGCGGATCGACCTGTTCTTCACCACCAGCGGCGTTGCCGGTGAGCCGACCATCACCGAGCCCGACAAGGCAGCAGACCTGCGGTGGTGGCCGCTGTCCGACCTCCCGGACCACGTGGTCCCCCACGAGCAGCAGGTGCTGGAGCACCTGCGCGACCATCTCGCGAGGCCGCCTGCCCTGCCACACGACACCACGGCATACGCAGCGTCCGGCCCGCACCTGCTCACGCGTGGGTTCGCGCAGACCCTGACCCTTGTGGCGGCCGTCGGTCGCAACGGTGTGATCGGTGACGGTGCGGCGATGCCCTGGCACCTGCCTGAGGATCTGGCGTTCTTCAAGCGCACCACCATGGGCGGGGTGATGGTGATGGGCCGGGGCACCTGGGACTCCATCGGCCGCGCCCTCCCGGGCCGACGCACCATCGTGGTCACCCGCGACCGCGGCTGGTCCGCGCCCGGGGCAGAAGTCGCCCACAGCCTGCCGGAGGCCCTGCTCATCGCGGGCGACACCGAGGTCTTCGTCGTCGGTGGTGGTCAGATCTATGAGCAGACCATGGAGGCCGCCGCGCGCCTGGTGATCACCGAGGTCGAGCAGGAGCCGGAGGGGTCGGTGCAGTTCCCCATCATCGACTCCCTCCTCTGGCGCGAGGAGAGCCGGGACGTGCAGGACGGCTTCGCCTGGGTGGAATACCTCCGCCGCTGACCTCCCGGCGACAATGGCGCTCGTGACCGGCAAATGCCTCCGCGAGGCAGCCGGGCCGATCGACCCACTCTTTGGCCTCAGGCGTCGTAGTCGAGCACGACCGTGTCAGTCACCGGGTGCGACTGGCAGGTCAGCACGATGCCGGCAGCGACCTCGTCCGGCTCGAGCGCGTAGTTGCGGTCCATCGTGACCTCGCCCTCGACGACCCGGGCCCGGCACGTGCCGCAGACACCGTTGGTGCAGCTGAAGGGCGCATCGGAGCGCTCGCGCAGCGTGGCGGCGAGGATCGACTCCGACCTGCTGCGCACCGGCACCTGCGTGGTCCGCCCGTCGAGCGTGACGGTGACCATGGCCAGCGGCACGGCGTCAGCGGGCGGCGGAGGCGGTGGTGGCGGCGCGTCCGCGACGTGGAACACCTCGTGGTGCACGTGCTGACTCTCGACACCGTGCTCGGCCAGTGTCTCCTGGGCAGTCTCGACCATCCCGAGCGGCCCGCAGAGATACCACTCGTCCACATCGTCGACGGGGATGAAGGCCTCGAAGAACCCCTCGAGACGCTCCCGGTCGATGCGTCCGCTGAGCAGCTCGATCTCCTGGGCCTCGCGGGAGAGCACGTTGAACAGGGTGAACCGGTCGGGGAAGCGGTTCTTGAGGTCCATCAGCTCCTCGAGGAACATGATGGTGTCGATGCGCCGGTTGCCGAAGATGAGGGTGGCTCGGGAGTGCGGCTCCTCCTCCAGCGCCGTCGTCAGCAGTGACATCACCGGCGTGATGCCCGACCCGGCCGCGATTGCCACGTGGTGTCGGGTGGCATCGGGGTCGGTCGGACAGGTGAAGCCGCCGATGGGCGTCATGACGTCGAGCACCTCACCGGGCTCGGCACTCTCGTGCAGCCAGGAGGACATCGCACCCTCGGGCACCTGAGCCGTCGCGACCCGCAGCTCCCCCGTCTCGCGCGCACGAAGGCGCGAGACACAGATCGAGTAGGACCGGCGGATCTCCTCGCCCCCGACCGTGGCCCGCAACGTCAGGTGCTGGCCAGGCTCGAAGGCATAGTCATCACGCAGCCCCTCAGGGACGGTGAAACTGATCGCGATGGCCTCGTCGGTGAGTGGCTCGACGCGGCTGATCGTGAGCGCGTGGAAGACGGCCCGCGTCCGTTTGGGCTTGGTGGTGGTCAGGTGCATCAGATCGCCTTGAACTCCTCAAACGGCTCCCGGCAGCTCAGGCAGCGGCGCAGCGCCTTGCACGCCGTCCCCCCGAAGCGGGACAGCTCCTCGGTCTCCAGCGACCCACAGGTCGGACAGGCGACCTGACGCACGGATAGTCCCACCGGGACCGGTCCAGCCGGACGCGTCCCCGAGGGTGGGGCGATCCCGAAGCGGCGCAGCGACTCCCGCCCCTTCTCGCTCATCCAGTCGGTGGTCCAGGCCGGCGAGAGCGTGGTGTCCACGAGAGCCTCCAGCCCCTGCTGCCGCACGGTCCAGCTGATGTGGTCGGTGATCGCCTGCACCGCCGGGCACCCGCTGTAGGTCGGGGTGATGGTGACCCGCACCAGACCGCTGTCCGCATCCACGCTGATGTCGCGCACGATGCCGAGGTCGTCGATCGAGATGACGGGGATCTCGGGGTCGGGGATGTCGCGGATCTGCTGCTCCAGCTCGGCCACCTGCAGGGCCGTCAGCACCGTCGCCACCGCGCTCACCAGCTCGCACCGGGGTGGCTGCGGTGGATGTGCTGCAGCTCTGCCAGGAGGTAGCCCATCGGCTGGGAGTGGATGCCCTCGCGACCACCGCGGGAGCGCCATCGCGACTCGTCCGGCAGCGTCAATGTCGCCTCCCGCACGACGGCCGAGACGTGCGCGACGACCGCGTCGTGCAGCGTCGAGGGCAGCACACCGATCCCCTGCTCGGCGGCCCACACGCTCGTGGCGTCGTCGTCGAACAGTTCGGCCAGATAGGGCAGCACCGCCTCGAGCCCCGCCTGCATCCGCTCGTGCGACTCCGGGGTCCCGTCACCCAGCCGCACGACCCAGTGGCCGGCGTGGTCACGGTGGTAGGCGACCTCCTTGAGCGCCTTGGCCGCGACGGCAGACAGGACCTCATCGGCAGAGGTGAGCAGCCCGGCATACAACTCGTGTTGATAGGACGCGAACCACAAGAGCCGAGCCATCTCCTGCCCGAAGTCGCCGCGCGGCTGCTCGACCAGGTGCACGTTGCGGAACTCGCGCTCGTCGCGCAGATAGGCCAGGTCGTCCTCATCACGCCCGGCACCCTCGAGCTCCCCCGTCCGGGTCAGCAGGGCGCGGGCCTGCCCGAGCAGGTCGAGGCCGATGTTGCCCAGCGCCAGGTCCTCCTCGATCTGCGGGGCGCGGGTCAGCCACTCCCCCAGGCGCTGGGC from Ornithinimicrobium cryptoxanthini includes these protein-coding regions:
- a CDS encoding dihydrofolate reductase, translated to MTRFSVVPAAYLVLTQQGVTGTEVLLQQRGATGYMEGWWACGAAGHIEAGERADEAVCREAVEELGLTIVPSDVRLAAVLQRSCPLGGPIEQRIDLFFTTSGVAGEPTITEPDKAADLRWWPLSDLPDHVVPHEQQVLEHLRDHLARPPALPHDTTAYAASGPHLLTRGFAQTLTLVAAVGRNGVIGDGAAMPWHLPEDLAFFKRTTMGGVMVMGRGTWDSIGRALPGRRTIVVTRDRGWSAPGAEVAHSLPEALLIAGDTEVFVVGGGQIYEQTMEAAARLVITEVEQEPEGSVQFPIIDSLLWREESRDVQDGFAWVEYLRR
- the paaE gene encoding 1,2-phenylacetyl-CoA epoxidase subunit PaaE; protein product: MHLTTTKPKRTRAVFHALTISRVEPLTDEAIAISFTVPEGLRDDYAFEPGQHLTLRATVGGEEIRRSYSICVSRLRARETGELRVATAQVPEGAMSSWLHESAEPGEVLDVMTPIGGFTCPTDPDATRHHVAIAAGSGITPVMSLLTTALEEEPHSRATLIFGNRRIDTIMFLEELMDLKNRFPDRFTLFNVLSREAQEIELLSGRIDRERLEGFFEAFIPVDDVDEWYLCGPLGMVETAQETLAEHGVESQHVHHEVFHVADAPPPPPPPPADAVPLAMVTVTLDGRTTQVPVRSRSESILAATLRERSDAPFSCTNGVCGTCRARVVEGEVTMDRNYALEPDEVAAGIVLTCQSHPVTDTVVLDYDA
- the paaD gene encoding 1,2-phenylacetyl-CoA epoxidase subunit PaaD, whose amino-acid sequence is MSAVATVLTALQVAELEQQIRDIPDPEIPVISIDDLGIVRDISVDADSGLVRVTITPTYSGCPAVQAITDHISWTVRQQGLEALVDTTLSPAWTTDWMSEKGRESLRRFGIAPPSGTRPAGPVPVGLSVRQVACPTCGSLETEELSRFGGTACKALRRCLSCREPFEEFKAI
- the paaC gene encoding 1,2-phenylacetyl-CoA epoxidase subunit PaaC, coding for MSERDTTATQPVGAAPETREPTAYSYLLGLADDALIYAQRLGEWLTRAPQIEEDLALGNIGLDLLGQARALLTRTGELEGAGRDEDDLAYLRDEREFRNVHLVEQPRGDFGQEMARLLWFASYQHELYAGLLTSADEVLSAVAAKALKEVAYHRDHAGHWVVRLGDGTPESHERMQAGLEAVLPYLAELFDDDATSVWAAEQGIGVLPSTLHDAVVAHVSAVVREATLTLPDESRWRSRGGREGIHSQPMGYLLAELQHIHRSHPGASW